From the Pseudoalteromonas tunicata genome, one window contains:
- a CDS encoding M48 family metallopeptidase, whose protein sequence is MSSILYEIKTSKKRKTVAIKIQKNQVTVYAPTYVSKHYLDELVQSKSTWISEQLHKQQALIKPSIFTRQNMCLFGQEYPIRFSLSKQSRCFLLFNTIEVETAARVKTIEPFRIKQIQRFLAEQLQLYLAQRLAFYCQQMNLDYQGLKIQHYRRRWGSCSSKGVISFNLLLAQTPHWVIDYVIVHELAHLKHLNHSALFWQLVDTHYPDRKKAENWLKNRMFDLEVE, encoded by the coding sequence TCGTCAATTTTATATGAGATTAAAACCAGTAAAAAACGTAAAACCGTGGCAATTAAAATCCAAAAAAATCAAGTTACGGTTTATGCGCCTACTTATGTTTCAAAACATTATTTAGATGAGTTAGTGCAAAGTAAATCAACGTGGATCAGTGAGCAACTACACAAGCAACAAGCCTTGATTAAGCCCTCTATTTTTACGCGCCAGAACATGTGTTTATTTGGCCAAGAATATCCCATTCGCTTTTCGTTGAGTAAACAAAGCCGTTGTTTTTTATTATTTAATACCATTGAGGTTGAGACCGCAGCTAGGGTGAAAACAATTGAGCCATTTCGAATTAAACAGATCCAGCGATTTTTGGCAGAGCAGTTACAGCTTTATTTAGCACAACGCTTAGCATTTTATTGCCAACAGATGAATTTAGATTATCAGGGATTGAAAATACAACATTACCGTAGACGATGGGGGTCGTGTTCCAGCAAAGGCGTAATTAGTTTTAATTTATTACTGGCGCAAACTCCGCATTGGGTGATTGATTATGTCATCGTGCACGAACTGGCACATTTAAAACATTTAAACCACAGTGCGTTATTTTGGCAATTAGTTGACACACATTATCCGGATCGTAAAAAAGCTGAAAACTGGCTTAAAAATAGAATGTTTGATTTAGAAGTAGAATAG